The following nucleotide sequence is from Candidatus Paceibacterota bacterium.
ATTCTGGATGCGGGAAATCACTTCATTGGGAATATGAGGCACCACTTCCACGCATTTGCCTCCGTATTCCAAATTCCTTTCCTTACGGATGACCGTTTCGTAAACGCGGCCAGTGGTAATGTAATTCTCGGTTGTCAGTTCTTCGTCCAAGAACCTTTCATAGTTGCCGACATCCTGATCGCACTCCACTCCGTCTTTTGTCACGAAAACCTCTCCGTGCTCTATGGGATTCATCGTTCCTGCATCAACATTAATGTATGGGTCGATTTTCACTGCCGTCACTTTAAAGCCCTTGCCCTGCAGAATCTTTCCGATGGAAGCTGTGGCCACGCCTTTTCCAATGCCGGACATCACTCCGCCTGCAATGAAAATGAATTTAGCCATAGCTACTCTTCCAATTTACTGACTATTGCTCTGATTTCGACCTCTAAATTGTGTTCAAGTTTGATTTTAACCGGAAACTCCCCTATTTCTTTTATGGGCTCTGGCAAATCAACCTGGGTTTTCTTTACTTCAAAACCCATTTCCTTTAATTTATCGGAAATCTTTTGCGCATTAATTGATTCGAACAGCTGTCCTTCTTCTCCGACTTTAACGGCAATAGCCAGTTCCATGTCATCAATCTTTGAAGCAAGCTCCTGCGCTTTTTTCAATTCTTCTTCAGCTTTTTTCTCCTGGATTTCTTTTTGTACTTCAAGCCATTTTAAAGCTTCCTCTGTCGCTGGCTTTGCCAAACCTTTATCAATCAAAAAGTTCCTGGCATAGCCTTCTTTAACTTCCTTAACCTCAAACTGCTTTCCCACCCTTTCAACGTCTTTTAATAAAATAATCTTCATATATCGAGCCCGCCCAAGGCGGGTGAAGGTGAAAGGACGATGAGACGAGGTCTCATCTACCCGCCTATATTATCTTATTCTAATTTAATTCTTTAATTATTTCAACTGTTTTATCGAGCTGGGGATCTTTGCCCTCGCTGTAATCTTCTTCCGTCATTTCTACCATTATATCAGGTTCTAAGCCTTTGTCAGTAATGAAATCTCCTTTAGGAGTCAACCACTTGGCAATGGTCACTTTCAAAGAAGAACCCTCCCTTAATTCAGCCAATTCCTGAACAGACCCTTTGCCGAATGATGTTTCGCCGATTAATTTAATTCCCCGATTGTCCCTTAAAGCTCCTGCCAGAATCTCGGAGCCTGAAGCTGAACCTTTATTAATCAATATGACTACAGGATAGCTTAACAGCTTTGAATTGCCCTGGGCTAAATATAAATCCTGCTCTTTCTCTTTGCCGAAATCCTCAATAACCACTACCTGGCCTTTTTCTAAAAACCAACCAGCAATATCCTGAGCAACATCCAGATATCCTCCAGGATTATTCCTCAAATCCAGAATTATTCTGTCAGCATCGCTGTTTAATATTTTAGCAGCTGCTTCCCTAAAATCAAAAGAAGCTACTTCGGAAAACTGATAAAGTTTCAGATAAGCGATATTGTCATCCCTGATTTCCAGTTTTAAAGAAGGAATATCAATCACCCCTCTTATTATTTTAATGTCCTTGGTTTCTCCCCATTCTTCCCGAAAAATCGTTAAAACAACCTCAGTGCCTTTGGGCCCACGAATCAGACTGACCGCTTCATCTACTGTTATATCAAGAGTGGATTCTCCGTCAACGCCCATAATCTTATCGCCAGCTCTCAGTCCTGCTTTTTGAGCCGGCGTTCCTTCCAAAGGAGCAACCACCTGTAACTGGCCGTCCCTGATATCTATTTCCATGCCCACGCCTTCAAAACTTCCTTTTACGTCTTCAACAAATCTTTTAGTATCGTCAGGCTTTAAGAAAACAGTATATGGGTCGTTCAAAGAATCAACCATGCCGGAAATCGCTCCGTAAATCAGTTCCTGAACATTGATTTCCGCTTGGCCTACGTATTTTTCCTGTATAGTCTGCCAGGTTTCCCAAAAAAGAGAGAAATCAAGGTCTTCTGGAGGACAAACCTGGCAAACAACCTTGGACTGGCCGAACCAAAAGCCGAAACCGAAAGCAACCGCAATCATGACGATTACAAAAAGAAGAATAAAAACTTTGGCTATTTTGCTCAACATACAGTAAACAAACTAAAAAACAAAACTTTGTTTTGAGGCGAAGAGAACTGTGTTCTCTTCTTCACCTCCTTTTGGTCGGTATTTAAAAAACATTATATTAATTTACCATAATAAAATATTTGAAACAAGCAAAAAACATTATAATAGCTCTTTAAAAAGAAAAAGGCGGCTTCGTTATTTATATAACAGGTACCGCTAGACCTTTAATTGTCTAAGTCTTCTTTCCTTTTGAATATACAGAGTTGGTCGCCAAGGATAATACATAAAAACAGAACCGAAACTGATGGCTTTAGCGCCAAGATCTCTGACTTTTTTAAGGTCATCAAAATCCCACACGCTCGGACATATTACTGGAATCGTTGTAAAACTGGCCATTTTCTGAGCTAAATCCCAAGTGAATGGCTGAGCGACTTTCCCGGAAATTCCACCATCTCCAAGCTTCTCAAGAGGACTGCGACGATTTGGAAAAGCTATTGCCCAGGGGACACTATTAATTGACACTGCTTCAACAACACCCTCAAGCCTTTTCAGTATTTGTAAAACATCGTGAGCCACTGACACTTTCAGAATTAATGGCAATCGTGAGTTGCTTTTGACTGCTTCACAACTGGCAATTACTTTTCTGGTGTCTTGTAAGAGACAACTCGGACATGAAGCGTTTACTTCCAAGCCAACCAGATCAAAACCGTTCAATGTCCTCGCCATTTCTGCTAATTCCTCGGGTTCTCCGAAAACTGAAGCAGCCAAAGGAATTTTCATTGAATTGACCGATGAACCGACTTTTTCACACCACCAATCAAGTCCAGGGTTTGACAATTTAACTGCGTTGAGAACTCCACTGCGTATAAAGCGGACACAACGAAAAGGATTGTACCATCGCAGATTTCCTTCTATTCGTTGAAGCGTGAATGTTTTAGTTACCGAAGTGAAGAGTGTTGGGTCAATAAGACCAAGCCAACGCCAAGGCTGGTCCCAAAGCCAACCCTTTCCGTCAAAACCCAATGCGCCACTTGCCGCCATATATTCAAAGATATGACCATTGGAAAGCGTTATCATACTTGTTCACCTCTTTCCTATATTATTAAGGTACAAATTAAATATCGCTAAATTGCTAAATAGATGATACGCTTTTAAAAATAAAAAATCAAACAAAAACAGAAATCCATAAGAATTTCTGCAAACATACGTGTGCCCCCGCCGCGACTCGAACGCGGAACCACTTCCTTAAAAGGGAATTGCTCTACCAATTGAGCTACGGGGGCTAAAATGCCTTCTTCCTGTAATTCTTCCAATAATTCTTTTTGTTTTTTTGTTAACTTCTTGGGAGTTCTGACAACTAACTCAACATACATACTCCCTGTTCCAAAACCTGAAAAATGAGTTAATCCTTTGCCTGAAATCTTTAATATTTTTCCTGATTCTGTTCCAGATGGTATTTTAAGAAAAATCTTCTTCCCTTGCAAGGTCATTATCTCTGTCTCGCCTCCTAAAGCTGCCTGACTGAAAGAAATCGACGCTTGAGAATATAAATCATCGCCTTTTCTTTTGAAAACCGGATGCTTCCTGACAAAGATTCTAACATATAAATCGCCTGCTTTTCCAGAGCGCCTGCCAGCTTCTCCCTGTCCCTCAATCTTAATTATCTGATTGCTGTCTACGCCAGCCGGAACGAAAACTTTGATTCTCTCCTGTTTTTTTATCCTTCCTTCTCCATGGCAAACATTGCAGGGTTTTTCCGGTTTGAAACCTTCTCCTCCGCATTCAGGGCAAGTGGCGTTCTGCGCAAAAGAACCAAGAGGAGTTCTTCTTATCTGCTGGACCCAGCCTGTGCCTCTGCAGGAAAAGCATTCTTTTACTTTGGTTCCCGGTTCCCCTCCTGTGCCCTGGCACCTGGAACAGGAAACGAATTTATCCAAAACAATTTCTTTTTCTTTACCGGAAAGCACATCCTCCAAAGGAATTTCCATTTCAACCTCAATGTCTTTGCCGCGCTTGAAATCTTTTTTCTTTCTTCCCATTCCAAAACCCAAGAAATCCTCCATCAAATCGCTCAAGTCTCCAAAATCAAACTCAAAATCAACATTCGGCCTTCCGGAGAAAGAACTAAAATCAAATCCAGAATCAAAACCAGCTCCTTCTTCAAAAACCCTGCCGAATTGATCGTACTGGGCCCTCTTATCTTTATTTGAAAGAGTCTGGTAAGCTTCGCTTATCTCTTTGAATTTTTTCTCGTCTCCGCCTTTGTCAGGATGATATTTATGGGCCAGTTTGTAATATGCTTTTTTCACTTCCTCATGAGAAGCATCCCGAGAAAGGCCTAGAATTTGATAATAATCTTTATTCATAATTTTGTCTGTTGAGGTTAGACTTCAACAGTCTAAGCGAGGTAATAATTTTCAGAGTAGCTTTCGGAGGCGATTTGGCATGGTCCCGAAGGGCAAATCGCCGAGAACGCAGATTGCTCTGAGTCGCTGGGCGAAGAGACAATCGGTACTCTGATAAATTGATTATTGAGCATCCTTGTATTCCCCTTCTTCCGGTTTTTTTTCTTCTTCCGGTTTTTTTTCTTCTGTCGTTTCTTTCTCTTCTTTCGGTTTCTCCTGCTTTTGCGCTTGCTGATAAAGTTCAGTCCCTACTTTCTGAACGCTCTGTGATAAATCTGAAGTTTTCTGTTTAATTTCTTCAATATTATCACCATCTTTCACTTTCTTCAACTCATTAAGTTTTTCTTCTATTTCTTTCTTGGCTTCTGAGGAAATCTTATCTCCCGATTCTCTCATTGTTTTCTCCGTCATATAGACAACATTGTCAGCCATATTCTTGGCCTCAATTGATTCCTGCTTTTTTTTGTCTTCTTGAGCATGCGCTTCAGCTTCCTTTTTCATTTTTTCCACTTCTTCCTTTAAAATACCGGTAGATCCTTCTATTCTTATTGAGTGTGACTTACTGGTTGCCTTGTCTTTAGCAGTAACGTTCAAAATGCCGTTGGCGTCAATATCAAAAATCACCTCAATCTGGGGAACGCCTCTGGGAGCCGGCGGAATGCCGTCCAGCATGAACTTTCCCAAACTTTTGTTATCGTGAGCCATGGGCCTTTCTCCCTGCAGAACATGGATTTCAACTGACGTCTGGCTGTCAGCCGCCGTGGAAAAAACCTGGTTTTTTGAAGTGGGTACAGTCGTATTTTTGACAATCAAAGGAGTGCTTACTCCGCCCAAAGTTTCAATTCCCAAAGAAAGCGGAGTAACATCCAATAGCAAAACATCTTTAACGTCTCCCTGCATAATACCAGCCTGGATAGCTGCTCCAACAGCCACCACTTCGTCAGGATTGATTGAACGATTGGCTTCCTTGCCGAATATTTTCTTCAATTCTTCCTGGATCTTCGGCATTCTGGTCTGGCCGCCGACTAAAACTATTTCTTCAATATCTTTCGGCTCTAACTTGGCTTCTCTCAAAGTCTGTTTTACCAAATCAATGGACTTATCAATATAATCATTAACCAATTCTTCAAGCTTTGACCTGCTCAACTTAAAATAGAAATGCTTGGGGCCAGAAGAATCAGCTGTAACAAAAGGCAGATTGATTTCAGCCTCCATGACAGAAGACAATTCAATCTTTGCTTTTTCAGCCGCCTCTTTTATCCTTTGCAAAGCCAGAGGGTCTTTTGACAAATCAATGCCGTCGCTCTTTTTGAATTCATTAACCAGCCAGTCCATTATTCTCTGGTCAAAATCATCACCTCCTAAATGAGTATCTCCGCCAGTTGCTTTTACTTCTATGGTGTCTTCTGATACATCCAGAACAGATATATCAAAAGTGCCTCCGCCAAAATCGTAAACAATAATCTGCTCTCCTTTCTTTTTATTCAAGCCGTAAGCTAAAGCAGCAGCTGTCGGCTCGTTAATCACTCTTTTTACGTTGAATCCGGCAATTTCCCCGGCAACCTTAGTTGCTTTTCTCTGGCTGTCGTCAAAGTAAGCAGGACAAGTAATAATAGCTTCATCTATCTTTTCTCCCAGTTTTGCCTCAGCATCAGCTTTTAACTTTTGTAAAATCATGGCTGAAATCTCAGCTGGCTTTAACCATTTTTCGCTCATCTTCACT
It contains:
- a CDS encoding S41 family peptidase, yielding MLSKIAKVFILLFVIVMIAVAFGFGFWFGQSKVVCQVCPPEDLDFSLFWETWQTIQEKYVGQAEINVQELIYGAISGMVDSLNDPYTVFLKPDDTKRFVEDVKGSFEGVGMEIDIRDGQLQVVAPLEGTPAQKAGLRAGDKIMGVDGESTLDITVDEAVSLIRGPKGTEVVLTIFREEWGETKDIKIIRGVIDIPSLKLEIRDDNIAYLKLYQFSEVASFDFREAAAKILNSDADRIILDLRNNPGGYLDVAQDIAGWFLEKGQVVVIEDFGKEKEQDLYLAQGNSKLLSYPVVILINKGSASGSEILAGALRDNRGIKLIGETSFGKGSVQELAELREGSSLKVTIAKWLTPKGDFITDKGLEPDIMVEMTEEDYSEGKDPQLDKTVEIIKELN
- the rplI gene encoding 50S ribosomal protein L9 yields the protein MKIILLKDVERVGKQFEVKEVKEGYARNFLIDKGLAKPATEEALKWLEVQKEIQEKKAEEELKKAQELASKIDDMELAIAVKVGEEGQLFESINAQKISDKLKEMGFEVKKTQVDLPEPIKEIGEFPVKIKLEHNLEVEIRAIVSKLEE
- the dnaK gene encoding molecular chaperone DnaK codes for the protein MSKILGIDLGTTFSAIAAMEGGEPKIIENKEGGRTTPSVVALTKSGERLVGVLAKRQQVTNPQNTIFSVKRLIGRRFSDPEVQKDKKLMPYEIREAADGGVEVKMSEKWLKPAEISAMILQKLKADAEAKLGEKIDEAIITCPAYFDDSQRKATKVAGEIAGFNVKRVINEPTAAALAYGLNKKKGEQIIVYDFGGGTFDISVLDVSEDTIEVKATGGDTHLGGDDFDQRIMDWLVNEFKKSDGIDLSKDPLALQRIKEAAEKAKIELSSVMEAEINLPFVTADSSGPKHFYFKLSRSKLEELVNDYIDKSIDLVKQTLREAKLEPKDIEEIVLVGGQTRMPKIQEELKKIFGKEANRSINPDEVVAVGAAIQAGIMQGDVKDVLLLDVTPLSLGIETLGGVSTPLIVKNTTVPTSKNQVFSTAADSQTSVEIHVLQGERPMAHDNKSLGKFMLDGIPPAPRGVPQIEVIFDIDANGILNVTAKDKATSKSHSIRIEGSTGILKEEVEKMKKEAEAHAQEDKKKQESIEAKNMADNVVYMTEKTMRESGDKISSEAKKEIEEKLNELKKVKDGDNIEEIKQKTSDLSQSVQKVGTELYQQAQKQEKPKEEKETTEEKKPEEEKKPEEGEYKDAQ